A stretch of the Halomonas sp. BDJS001 genome encodes the following:
- a CDS encoding PLP-dependent aminotransferase family protein, which yields MDRKEVVHQLVQLYALQPERLSKQVRIEQALRQAITQQWPSGLRLPSHRQLADALGVARQTLALAIHTLLEEALLKTAHGQGTWTSRPVTPNSPLRGNAQLSQRAQRVLDGPGASAVQSGAFVPGIPDIAQFPMRKWRQLYASVTVPQNALLLSYSTGGYGPLKRAIRDFLARWRNISCDTEQIIITDGTHNGIELCAVALADVGDTVAMESPCYWGARNVFTAAGLEIEPVAWLPGQGHRLPPVSTSVQLAYLTGSHHYPLSVPTRAADKQRLCDALAPAYIVEDDYEFNRDDHSNLLFYPHSERHLLVGSFSKMMFPGLRLGYLVVPHHLAGPMNRLRSELFREGRMLDQAVLAQFIFDGDLDVWCRRIQRDYLGRQQVLHDQLRSLPLVRSVSPPSSAISLCVEFEPGVNDVGIAQSLLKEHLIVRPLSPVCAPTDPRVGLVMGVGMLSGETLVREAQRLRRSLEALLR from the coding sequence ATGGATCGCAAGGAGGTCGTGCACCAACTTGTACAACTTTATGCACTCCAGCCGGAACGGTTGAGTAAGCAGGTGCGTATAGAGCAAGCATTGCGCCAGGCCATCACCCAGCAGTGGCCTTCCGGACTGCGGCTGCCCTCTCACCGGCAGTTGGCGGATGCCTTGGGCGTTGCCCGTCAAACCCTGGCACTGGCAATTCATACGCTACTCGAAGAGGCACTGCTTAAAACCGCCCACGGCCAAGGCACCTGGACGAGCCGCCCCGTGACACCAAACTCTCCCCTGCGTGGCAATGCGCAGCTCTCTCAACGTGCCCAGCGGGTACTGGATGGCCCTGGCGCTAGCGCAGTTCAAAGCGGCGCCTTTGTGCCCGGTATTCCTGATATCGCCCAGTTCCCGATGCGAAAATGGCGGCAGCTCTACGCCAGTGTGACGGTGCCGCAGAACGCCCTGCTGCTCTCCTACTCCACCGGTGGCTACGGGCCGTTAAAGCGCGCCATCCGCGATTTTTTGGCGCGCTGGCGCAATATTAGCTGCGACACGGAGCAGATCATCATCACCGACGGGACCCATAACGGCATTGAGCTATGCGCCGTGGCGCTGGCTGATGTTGGCGATACCGTGGCTATGGAGTCGCCCTGCTACTGGGGGGCGCGCAATGTCTTTACCGCCGCTGGTTTGGAAATCGAACCGGTGGCGTGGCTGCCAGGACAGGGACACCGCCTTCCACCTGTTTCTACCTCGGTGCAATTGGCCTACCTGACCGGCTCGCACCACTACCCGCTCAGCGTGCCTACCCGCGCGGCGGATAAACAGCGCTTATGCGATGCCTTAGCGCCCGCATATATTGTCGAAGATGATTACGAGTTTAACCGCGACGACCATTCTAACCTGCTCTTCTATCCGCACTCGGAGCGCCACTTGCTGGTGGGCTCTTTTTCCAAGATGATGTTTCCAGGCCTGCGCTTAGGCTACTTAGTCGTGCCGCACCATTTAGCGGGTCCAATGAACCGCCTGCGCAGTGAACTCTTCCGCGAAGGACGCATGCTGGATCAGGCGGTGCTGGCACAGTTTATTTTTGATGGTGATCTGGACGTCTGGTGTCGACGCATTCAGCGCGACTACCTGGGGCGCCAACAGGTGCTACATGATCAGCTTCGCTCATTACCGCTAGTGCGCAGCGTTTCACCGCCCAGCAGCGCCATCAGCCTTTGCGTCGAGTTTGAACCGGGCGTTAACGATGTGGGAATCGCTCAGTCACTGCTGAAAGAGCATTTAATTGTGCGTCCATTAAGCCCAGTGTGTGCACCAACCGATCCGCGCGTCGGCTTAGTAATGGGCGTCGGCATGCTATCAGGGGAAACGCTGGTGCGTGAAGCACAGCGCCTGCGTCGCAGCCTGGAAGCACTGCTGCGCTAG
- a CDS encoding lysozyme-like domain containing protein, with protein MHHPVDNFIAPSSAAFARLRLWASLSLVLLLSGCATFAPNPPQDQSNICEIFREQPSWYDYARESQKKWGTPIATQMAFIQQESSFRSHIRPDRKYYLGFIPGPRPSSAKGYAQAQDPVWEEYEDQAGSLFARRTHMKHATDFIGWYNRRSQQQAGISLTNPEHLYYAYHEGAGGYQRGTYRGKSHVLSAGRQVAARANRYQAQLNSCEAEFQCRKFYQVWPFCRR; from the coding sequence ATGCATCACCCTGTTGATAATTTCATCGCCCCCTCTTCGGCTGCTTTCGCTAGGCTGCGCCTCTGGGCCTCACTAAGTCTTGTGCTCCTGCTCTCGGGTTGTGCCACCTTTGCGCCCAACCCACCCCAGGATCAAAGCAATATCTGCGAGATCTTCCGCGAGCAGCCTAGTTGGTACGACTACGCCCGGGAGTCGCAGAAAAAGTGGGGCACACCGATCGCCACCCAGATGGCGTTTATTCAACAGGAGTCATCGTTTCGCAGTCATATCCGTCCTGATCGCAAGTACTATCTAGGCTTTATCCCCGGCCCCCGCCCCTCTTCTGCTAAAGGCTACGCCCAGGCCCAAGACCCGGTTTGGGAAGAGTATGAGGATCAAGCGGGCAGCCTGTTTGCCCGGCGTACCCATATGAAGCACGCCACGGATTTTATTGGTTGGTACAACCGCCGCTCCCAGCAGCAGGCGGGCATATCGCTAACCAATCCTGAGCATCTCTACTACGCCTATCATGAAGGCGCGGGCGGCTACCAACGTGGCACTTATCGCGGTAAGTCCCACGTGTTAAGCGCAGGGAGACAAGTAGCCGCTCGCGCTAATCGCTACCAAGCCCAGCTCAACAGCTGCGAAGCGGAGTTTCAGTGCCGCAAGTTTTATCAGGTCTGGCCGTTTTGCCGTCGTTAA
- a CDS encoding sulfite exporter TauE/SafE family protein codes for MSLWIGIAFVSVVFFTSMLSGVFGMAGGLVLLWFLLLIFPAGTAMAVHGVIQLTANGSRAWLSRRFIVWRIVAFMTLGVLSAAGLLLLFNYSPNAASVSILIGLMPILVWIPKRWFHLDANRASHALCCGIASGGLTIAAGVSGPLIDIFFVRSRMDRRQVVATKAMIQVVAHSIKIIFYLGAAMALSAGEWGIVLLAAPFAILGTHTGNRILHRLTDANFRTWTRWIVTGIGVFYLLQGVFLLTR; via the coding sequence ATGAGCCTATGGATAGGCATTGCTTTTGTGAGCGTGGTGTTTTTCACCTCGATGCTGTCGGGTGTGTTTGGCATGGCGGGCGGTTTGGTACTGCTGTGGTTTCTGCTGCTGATCTTTCCCGCAGGCACGGCCATGGCGGTGCACGGCGTTATCCAACTCACCGCGAATGGATCACGAGCGTGGCTATCGCGGCGCTTTATTGTCTGGCGTATTGTCGCTTTTATGACGCTTGGCGTACTGAGTGCCGCGGGCTTACTGCTGCTGTTTAACTACAGCCCTAATGCCGCCAGCGTATCGATTTTGATTGGCCTAATGCCGATTCTGGTGTGGATACCCAAGCGCTGGTTTCATCTGGACGCCAACCGCGCCAGCCACGCGCTGTGCTGTGGGATCGCCTCCGGCGGTTTGACAATAGCGGCGGGGGTGTCCGGGCCATTGATCGATATTTTCTTTGTGCGCTCTCGCATGGATCGACGTCAGGTAGTCGCCACCAAGGCGATGATTCAGGTGGTGGCGCACAGCATTAAGATCATCTTCTACCTGGGTGCCGCCATGGCGCTTAGTGCCGGAGAGTGGGGTATTGTGCTGCTAGCGGCGCCGTTTGCGATCTTGGGCACCCACACCGGCAACCGCATTTTACACCGCCTCACCGATGCCAACTTCCGCACCTGGACACGTTGGATCGTCACCGGTATTGGGGTCTTCTACTTACTACAAGGGGTATTCCTACTCACTCGTTAG
- a CDS encoding cupin domain-containing protein, producing MSDDVGASLRSLRKQRGISQRELAKLCGVTHSSLSLIEQGKVSPSVSSLKKILNAFSMSVGDFFTMDLDSQEQVFYSADDLVDIASGDISFKLVGANRPNRALAFMVERYLPGADTGQAMITHYGEEAGFVVEGEIEIIVGSNTRRLGPGESYYFKTSTPHRFRNIGDVPCKIISCATPGKAF from the coding sequence ATGTCGGATGACGTGGGTGCGAGCTTGCGCTCCCTGCGCAAGCAGCGAGGGATTTCGCAGCGTGAACTAGCCAAGTTGTGTGGGGTGACCCATTCAAGTCTTTCGCTAATAGAGCAAGGAAAAGTTAGCCCATCCGTCAGTTCCCTGAAGAAAATCCTAAACGCCTTCTCTATGAGCGTCGGTGATTTTTTCACCATGGATCTGGATAGTCAGGAGCAGGTGTTCTATTCGGCGGATGATTTGGTTGATATTGCCTCTGGTGATATTTCCTTCAAACTTGTCGGGGCAAATCGTCCTAATCGTGCCTTGGCGTTTATGGTTGAGCGGTATTTACCGGGTGCTGATACCGGGCAAGCTATGATTACCCACTATGGTGAAGAGGCGGGTTTTGTCGTGGAAGGTGAGATTGAAATCATCGTTGGAAGCAATACGAGGCGCCTAGGGCCAGGGGAGTCCTACTATTTCAAGACCAGCACTCCGCACCGTTTCAGAAATATTGGTGATGTTCCCTGCAAGATAATCAGCTGCGCTACGCCAGGTAAGGCGTTCTGA
- the nhaC gene encoding Na+/H+ antiporter NhaC, with the protein MSTDHTAKEDQETPRPSLKATMIPVVFMAASLGVFIGYFETDPHLPLFLSAIVATIVAIATGSRWKHLEAGIMRSIGLTTQAIVILIIIGTIIGYWIAGGIVPTMIYYGLSILAPDYFLVAACLICCLVSLAGGNAWTAAGTIGIALMGVGEGLGLNPAMVAGAVISGVYFGDKISPLSETTNMAPGVVGVDLFEHIRYMLYTTVPALAVALVLYTIIGLNMTPSGDGATQVAELQQSLNELFIISPWLLLVPAAVIVMMVKKVPAIPALAVGSLMGIICAIVVQGVPLGDSFTIFVEGYAVDTGNVTVDDLLTNGGTDAMMWTVSLIIIAMSFGGILESAGFFRTIVESLLKLAKTTGSLIATTVATAMAANVVGCDQYLSIILPARMYAKEYQRRSLKLKNLSRTVEDAGTMTSPLVPWNTCGAFMFATLGVSAFSYAPYAFLALLSPLFAILYGFTGFRIAYENEPQESDVASELADARSA; encoded by the coding sequence ATGTCGACTGACCACACTGCTAAGGAAGACCAGGAAACTCCCCGCCCAAGTTTGAAAGCGACCATGATACCCGTTGTGTTTATGGCGGCGTCATTGGGCGTCTTTATCGGCTATTTCGAAACTGACCCGCACTTGCCACTTTTTTTGAGTGCGATTGTAGCGACGATAGTGGCTATTGCGACGGGTAGTCGCTGGAAGCATCTCGAAGCGGGAATCATGCGCTCTATTGGCCTGACCACTCAGGCGATTGTGATTCTCATCATTATCGGCACCATTATTGGCTACTGGATTGCCGGTGGGATTGTGCCCACCATGATCTATTACGGCCTGAGCATTCTGGCACCAGACTACTTTTTGGTTGCGGCGTGCCTGATCTGCTGCTTGGTATCGTTGGCTGGCGGTAACGCCTGGACGGCGGCCGGCACTATTGGTATCGCCTTGATGGGCGTCGGTGAAGGGCTCGGCCTTAACCCTGCGATGGTAGCCGGCGCCGTGATCTCTGGGGTTTATTTTGGCGACAAGATTTCTCCGCTTTCCGAAACTACCAACATGGCGCCAGGTGTCGTCGGTGTCGATCTGTTTGAACACATTCGCTATATGCTCTACACCACGGTTCCTGCGCTCGCGGTGGCACTGGTGCTTTACACCATTATTGGCCTGAACATGACGCCTTCCGGCGATGGCGCGACACAAGTTGCGGAGTTACAGCAGAGCTTAAATGAACTATTTATCATTAGCCCCTGGCTGCTGCTGGTGCCTGCGGCAGTTATCGTGATGATGGTCAAGAAGGTGCCGGCCATTCCTGCGCTTGCTGTTGGCTCGCTAATGGGAATCATCTGCGCGATTGTGGTTCAGGGTGTACCTCTAGGTGATAGCTTCACTATTTTTGTGGAAGGCTATGCGGTAGATACGGGTAATGTCACTGTAGACGACCTGCTGACCAACGGCGGTACTGACGCCATGATGTGGACGGTCTCATTGATCATCATTGCAATGAGCTTTGGCGGGATTCTTGAGTCGGCTGGTTTTTTCCGCACCATCGTGGAAAGCCTGCTCAAACTGGCCAAGACCACGGGTAGCCTGATTGCTACTACGGTTGCGACAGCGATGGCTGCTAATGTCGTGGGGTGCGATCAGTATCTCAGCATTATCTTGCCCGCCCGCATGTATGCCAAAGAGTACCAGCGTCGCTCGCTTAAACTGAAAAACCTGTCTCGCACAGTAGAAGATGCTGGCACCATGACGTCGCCCCTAGTGCCTTGGAATACCTGTGGTGCCTTTATGTTTGCCACGCTAGGCGTCAGTGCTTTCAGTTACGCACCCTATGCCTTTTTAGCGCTGCTTAGCCCGCTATTTGCGATTCTTTACGGCTTTACCGGTTTCCGGATTGCTTACGAAAACGAGCCGCAAGAGTCTGACGTGGCCTCTGAGTTGGCTGATGCTCGAAGTGCTTGA
- a CDS encoding aldehyde dehydrogenase, whose product MAADNTKTLADWQAKAASLSFETRAFINGEFVTAVAGSTLTSINPATGSVLAEVASCDGLDAERATQAARATFDSGVWSRCHPSKRKRVLLRLADLVETHRDELALLDTLDMGKPISSSLGDLAGTVACLRYQAECIDKLYGEVAPTGENALGLVLREPMGVVAAIVPWNFPLMMTSWKIAPALAAGNSVILKPSEKSPLSALRLAHLAQEAGIPDGVFQVLPGYGHTVGKALALSMQVDCLAFTGSTAVGKQLMQYAGQSNLKRVFLECGGKSPNIVFADCQYLDAVAQSAAEAIFHNQGEVCIAGSRLLVENSIRKEFVARVVKAAEHMQPGDPLDPNSFMGAMVDEAQYQRVLDYIRQGKSEGATLTLEGEANHSQGYFLSPTIFDDLTPDMRIGREEIFGPVLSVFGFDSEEQAIALANDSDFGLAAGVWSQDIDRIMRVSRRLQSGQVYVNNWAGIDQTVPFGGVKQSGNGRDKSLHAQEKYCEVKTVWMSLSV is encoded by the coding sequence ATGGCGGCAGATAACACGAAAACCCTAGCCGACTGGCAAGCAAAAGCGGCGTCACTGAGCTTTGAAACACGCGCTTTTATCAATGGCGAGTTTGTGACCGCCGTCGCAGGCAGCACACTAACCAGTATCAATCCTGCTACCGGAAGCGTGCTTGCGGAAGTGGCCAGCTGCGATGGACTAGATGCTGAGCGTGCAACGCAAGCGGCCCGTGCAACCTTTGATAGCGGTGTCTGGTCACGTTGCCATCCGAGTAAACGCAAGCGCGTGTTGCTGCGCCTCGCGGATTTGGTAGAGACGCACCGCGATGAGTTGGCGTTACTCGATACGCTCGATATGGGTAAGCCGATTTCCAGCTCGCTCGGGGATTTGGCAGGCACCGTTGCCTGTTTGCGCTATCAGGCGGAGTGTATCGATAAGCTTTATGGCGAAGTGGCTCCCACGGGCGAGAATGCGCTTGGATTGGTGTTACGCGAACCCATGGGTGTTGTGGCGGCGATCGTGCCATGGAATTTTCCGCTGATGATGACATCCTGGAAAATTGCCCCGGCACTGGCCGCGGGCAACAGCGTGATTCTCAAACCGTCGGAAAAATCGCCTTTGTCGGCGCTGCGCTTGGCGCATCTTGCCCAGGAAGCCGGTATTCCTGACGGCGTATTTCAGGTTTTACCCGGTTACGGCCATACGGTGGGCAAAGCCCTGGCGCTCTCCATGCAGGTAGATTGTCTGGCGTTTACCGGCTCCACGGCGGTGGGTAAACAGCTCATGCAGTACGCCGGACAATCCAACCTGAAACGCGTGTTTCTAGAGTGCGGTGGCAAAAGCCCAAATATCGTTTTCGCCGACTGCCAATACCTTGATGCCGTCGCCCAAAGCGCTGCAGAAGCTATTTTCCACAACCAAGGGGAGGTGTGCATTGCCGGTTCGCGCCTGCTGGTGGAAAACAGTATTCGCAAGGAGTTTGTGGCCCGTGTGGTGAAAGCTGCTGAGCACATGCAGCCAGGAGACCCGCTCGACCCGAATAGCTTCATGGGCGCCATGGTTGATGAAGCGCAGTACCAACGAGTACTTGATTATATTCGCCAAGGAAAAAGCGAAGGCGCCACTCTGACGCTAGAGGGCGAAGCAAATCACTCCCAGGGATATTTCCTGTCTCCGACGATTTTTGATGACTTAACCCCCGATATGCGCATTGGCCGCGAAGAGATCTTTGGCCCCGTGCTGAGCGTGTTCGGTTTCGACAGCGAAGAGCAAGCGATTGCACTGGCGAATGATAGTGACTTTGGCCTCGCTGCCGGCGTTTGGAGCCAGGATATTGACCGCATTATGCGGGTCTCGCGGCGTCTGCAATCCGGACAGGTATATGTGAATAACTGGGCGGGTATCGATCAGACAGTGCCTTTCGGTGGCGTGAAGCAGTCGGGCAATGGGCGCGATAAATCGCTTCATGCGCAGGAGAAATACTGCGAAGTGAAGACGGTGTGGATGTCGCTGAGCGTTTGA
- a CDS encoding aspartate aminotransferase family protein, with protein sequence MQTQDYQALDRQHHLHPFTDFKSLGEEGSRIITHADGVYIHDSQGNRILDGMAGLWCVNLGYGRQELVEAATEQMQQLPYYNNFFKTTHPPAAKLAAKLSELAPEHINRVFFTGSGSEANDTVLRMVRRYWAIKGKPEKQWVISRENGYHGSTVAGMSLGGMAPMHDQGGPCVPGITHICQPYWFGEGREMSQEAFGKQCAQALEEQILALGEDRVAAFIAEPVQGAGGAIISPDSYWPAVKEVLAKYDILLIADEVICGFGRLGEWFGSTHYGLKPDLMPIAKGLSSGYLPIGAVLVGDRVADTLIEEGGEFFHGFTYSGHPVCAAVALKNLELMESEQVVDNVRNDLGPYLAKRWQALAEHSLVGEARSLGLIGALELVADKTTGERFDKSLSVGNLCRDLCFESGLVMRSVGDTMVISPPLIITHSEIDELVSKARLALDKTAEKLAITHPMESA encoded by the coding sequence ATGCAGACCCAGGATTACCAGGCGTTGGATCGCCAGCACCACCTTCATCCCTTCACCGACTTTAAATCCCTTGGCGAAGAGGGGAGCCGCATCATCACTCATGCTGATGGGGTATACATTCACGATAGCCAGGGCAATCGTATTCTTGATGGTATGGCGGGACTTTGGTGCGTCAATCTCGGTTACGGGCGTCAGGAGTTGGTTGAGGCTGCTACCGAGCAGATGCAGCAACTGCCGTACTACAACAACTTCTTTAAAACCACCCACCCCCCGGCAGCGAAGCTGGCCGCTAAGCTAAGCGAACTGGCACCCGAGCATATCAACCGTGTGTTCTTCACCGGATCCGGTTCCGAAGCCAACGATACCGTGCTGCGCATGGTACGACGTTATTGGGCGATCAAAGGCAAGCCGGAAAAGCAGTGGGTCATCTCGCGTGAAAATGGATATCACGGTTCTACCGTGGCGGGTATGAGCCTTGGCGGCATGGCGCCGATGCATGATCAAGGCGGCCCTTGTGTGCCGGGCATTACCCATATTTGCCAGCCTTACTGGTTTGGCGAAGGTCGCGAGATGAGTCAGGAGGCCTTTGGCAAGCAGTGTGCTCAAGCGCTAGAAGAGCAGATCCTGGCATTGGGTGAAGACAGAGTAGCCGCCTTTATTGCCGAGCCGGTGCAGGGCGCAGGCGGTGCCATCATTTCGCCGGACAGCTATTGGCCGGCGGTGAAAGAGGTACTGGCTAAGTACGATATTTTGCTGATTGCCGACGAAGTCATTTGCGGCTTTGGGCGTTTAGGCGAGTGGTTTGGCAGCACCCACTATGGGCTCAAACCTGATTTGATGCCGATTGCCAAGGGGTTGTCGTCGGGCTATCTGCCCATTGGCGCGGTGCTGGTGGGAGACCGTGTGGCCGATACATTGATAGAAGAGGGCGGTGAGTTCTTCCACGGCTTTACTTACTCCGGCCACCCGGTCTGTGCGGCTGTGGCGCTTAAAAACCTCGAGCTGATGGAAAGTGAGCAGGTGGTCGACAACGTTCGCAATGACCTGGGCCCTTATCTGGCGAAACGTTGGCAGGCGTTGGCGGAACACTCGTTAGTTGGTGAAGCTCGCTCGCTAGGCCTGATCGGGGCACTCGAGCTTGTTGCTGACAAGACGACTGGCGAGCGCTTCGATAAATCCCTTTCCGTAGGCAATCTGTGCCGTGATTTGTGTTTCGAAAGCGGGCTAGTGATGCGCTCAGTGGGCGACACCATGGTGATATCCCCGCCGCTCATCATCACGCACAGTGAAATTGATGAACTGGTGAGCAAAGCGCGTTTGGCTCTGGACAAAACAGCCGAAAAGCTGGCGATAACACACCCCATGGAGAGTGCATAA
- a CDS encoding gamma-glutamyl-gamma-aminobutyrate hydrolase family protein has protein sequence MQATHSSRPLVGVIACCREVEGHPAQMVTDKFLQALYHYGVTPVILPVLVADMTTPEQRAEQAVDLLGSLDGLMLTGSYSNVAPDRYGAERAPENTRDDARRDEAALCWVHEALRQALPLFGICRGFQEMNVALGGTLHQAVQTLPGMLDHREPAADDMAGHYAPSHTVKIRAGGALAALYSGEHAEVNSLHQQGIDQLAPGLEAEAWAPDGLVEAVSVRAAAAFALAVQWHPEWRPKEHPFYDALFQGFAAACRQHRTQRTAG, from the coding sequence ATGCAAGCAACGCATTCTTCGCGCCCCCTGGTGGGGGTTATCGCCTGCTGCCGAGAGGTGGAAGGTCATCCTGCCCAAATGGTGACTGATAAATTTCTTCAGGCGCTCTACCACTACGGCGTTACGCCGGTGATTCTCCCAGTGCTGGTGGCTGATATGACGACGCCTGAGCAGCGCGCAGAGCAGGCTGTCGATCTGTTGGGTAGCCTTGATGGCTTGATGCTAACCGGCAGTTACTCCAACGTCGCTCCTGATCGCTATGGTGCCGAACGCGCCCCGGAGAATACCCGTGATGACGCACGGCGCGATGAAGCGGCGCTTTGCTGGGTGCATGAGGCGTTACGCCAGGCGTTACCTTTATTTGGCATTTGTCGTGGCTTTCAGGAAATGAACGTTGCCCTTGGGGGCACGCTTCACCAAGCAGTTCAAACACTCCCTGGCATGCTGGATCATCGAGAGCCGGCCGCTGACGACATGGCGGGCCATTATGCACCCTCCCATACGGTAAAAATTCGCGCTGGTGGAGCCCTGGCTGCGCTTTATAGCGGCGAACATGCTGAAGTGAATTCACTGCACCAACAGGGGATTGATCAGCTTGCGCCAGGGCTGGAAGCGGAAGCCTGGGCACCTGATGGGTTAGTTGAAGCGGTCTCCGTGCGCGCCGCCGCCGCGTTTGCACTGGCTGTTCAGTGGCATCCGGAGTGGCGCCCTAAAGAACATCCTTTCTATGACGCCCTGTTCCAGGGGTTTGCGGCGGCATGCCGTCAGCATCGTACCCAGCGGACTGCTGGCTGA
- a CDS encoding glutamine synthetase family protein, whose protein sequence is MSSANDTDAQNVASDFLDQHPDITTIDLLISDLNGVIRGKRIPCDNLAKVFEKGIYLPASVFALDINGNTVEETGLGLSSGDGDRVCRAIPGTLNPVTWMDNNQYGQLLMTMEEMDGSPFFADPRQILRRILEQFSARGLTPVVALELEFYLVDRVRDEENLIQPPQSPSSGERATQSQLYSVLELDEYAEFINDLQCAAQAQGLPLDTVLKECAPGQFEANLIHTDDALSACDHSVLLKRLIKGVALKHGFEATFMAKPYGSEAGSGTHVHVSLIDSNGHNIFAESGDDPLESAELQHAVGGLLELMPDSMALLAPNLNSFRRFQEGLYVPMAPTWGYDNRSVAIRVPAGPKEARRIEHRVAGADVNPYLLLATVLASIHHGLTQQIAPADPIIGNAYEQIAPQLTNSWAHALHLLGNNCVLGEQLGEDFIEVFIANRQAERADTMREVSAMEYDWYLRHV, encoded by the coding sequence ATGTCCTCTGCCAATGACACAGACGCTCAAAACGTAGCCTCGGACTTTCTCGACCAGCACCCTGACATCACCACTATTGACCTGCTGATCAGTGACCTTAACGGTGTCATCCGAGGAAAGCGCATTCCTTGTGACAACCTCGCCAAAGTGTTTGAAAAAGGCATTTATTTGCCGGCTTCGGTCTTTGCGTTGGACATCAATGGCAACACGGTGGAAGAGACAGGACTTGGGCTTTCCAGCGGTGACGGTGATCGCGTATGCCGCGCCATTCCCGGCACACTCAACCCGGTCACCTGGATGGATAACAACCAGTATGGCCAGCTGTTAATGACCATGGAGGAGATGGATGGCTCGCCGTTTTTTGCCGACCCTCGCCAAATACTGCGGCGCATTCTTGAGCAGTTCTCCGCCCGTGGCTTAACCCCCGTCGTCGCCCTTGAGCTGGAGTTTTATCTGGTCGACCGCGTACGTGACGAAGAAAATTTAATCCAGCCACCTCAATCCCCTTCCAGCGGCGAGCGGGCTACTCAAAGCCAGCTCTATTCGGTGCTGGAATTAGATGAGTACGCCGAATTTATCAATGACTTGCAGTGTGCCGCCCAGGCGCAAGGTTTGCCGCTGGATACGGTATTGAAAGAGTGCGCACCAGGCCAATTTGAAGCCAACCTGATTCATACAGATGATGCGTTAAGCGCCTGCGACCACTCGGTACTGCTCAAGCGCCTCATCAAGGGCGTTGCATTAAAGCATGGCTTTGAAGCGACCTTTATGGCCAAGCCATACGGTTCAGAAGCCGGTAGCGGTACCCATGTTCACGTCAGTCTGATAGATAGCAACGGACATAACATCTTTGCCGAAAGCGGCGATGACCCGTTGGAGAGCGCAGAACTACAACACGCTGTAGGAGGGCTACTGGAACTGATGCCAGACTCCATGGCACTGTTGGCTCCCAACCTCAATTCGTTTCGCCGTTTTCAGGAAGGACTCTATGTGCCCATGGCACCTACCTGGGGATACGACAACCGCTCCGTGGCAATACGCGTACCCGCTGGCCCGAAAGAAGCACGACGAATAGAGCATCGCGTAGCGGGTGCCGATGTGAACCCCTACCTTTTACTGGCGACCGTGTTGGCATCTATCCACCATGGCCTAACCCAGCAGATTGCACCTGCCGACCCCATTATCGGCAACGCCTATGAACAAATTGCACCTCAGTTGACTAACAGCTGGGCACACGCGCTGCATTTGCTGGGTAACAACTGCGTACTCGGCGAACAACTAGGCGAAGACTTTATTGAAGTGTTCATTGCCAACCGCCAAGCAGAGCGCGCCGACACCATGCGCGAAGTCAGCGCTATGGAGTATGACTGGTACCTGCGGCACGTATGA